One window of Mycoplasma parvum str. Indiana genomic DNA carries:
- a CDS encoding Tim44 domain-containing protein — MSWKWIITVLGIPVGANLSILLPRVDGIYIGDEKIKVNAEQIKDKEFSGEKKLTTIAGVEVENKVGKPKVEIWLPCISGDFVGSWMKNWGLDPKRKVIKQASGELNDIMKDAANIIFGCGNWFKSVVNERKLEVLKKKMESISVQEKQRSSNSKEIKMGFDINVEINSLLEESASYIIEGVSLKFKEKKLGKTENYAKIQESMKNKLLESIKSVLREGRWSKNSLNKKNLESEFQHSARYVTETNAENVELRKELEKCGQKCLLNGGGGVGISWNPDIRKKGGAGWFEEKLNSQLTSNFDMALGDALKSMWFNWVDLRVIIERELMRRLIDKSTKELNSKAAKLCHMGKWGFVCPEGGLIWEKLN; from the coding sequence ATGAGTTGAAAGTGAATTATAACAGTTCTTGGAATTCCAGTCGGCGCTAATCTCAGTATACTTTTGCCAAGAGTTGATGGAATTTATATTGGAGATGAAAAAATAAAGGTAAATGCAGAACAAATAAAAGATAAAGAATTTAGTGGAGAAAAAAAGTTAACGACAATTGCAGGAGTGGAAGTGGAAAATAAAGTAGGGAAGCCTAAGGTTGAAATTTGGCTTCCTTGCATTAGTGGAGATTTTGTAGGGAGTTGAATGAAAAATTGGGGACTTGATCCCAAGAGAAAAGTGATAAAACAAGCATCTGGTGAGTTGAATGATATTATGAAAGACGCAGCCAATATTATATTTGGTTGTGGTAATTGATTTAAATCTGTCGTTAATGAGAGAAAATTGGAAGTATTGAAAAAGAAAATGGAATCAATAAGTGTTCAAGAAAAACAAAGAAGTTCCAATTCAAAAGAAATAAAAATGGGTTTTGATATTAATGTTGAGATAAATTCTCTATTAGAAGAGTCTGCTAGTTATATTATTGAAGGTGTTAGCCTTAAATTTAAGGAGAAAAAATTAGGAAAAACAGAAAATTATGCAAAAATACAAGAAAGTATGAAGAATAAATTATTGGAAAGTATTAAGTCAGTATTAAGGGAAGGAAGATGAAGTAAAAACAGTTTAAATAAAAAGAACTTAGAAAGTGAATTTCAACATTCAGCTCGATATGTCACTGAGACCAATGCTGAAAATGTTGAATTGCGAAAGGAATTAGAAAAATGTGGTCAGAAATGCCTCTTAAATGGGGGTGGTGGAGTGGGAATTTCTTGAAATCCTGATATAAGAAAAAAGGGCGGAGCTGGTTGGTTTGAAGAAAAATTGAATAGTCAATTAACTAGCAATTTTGATATGGCTCTAGGTGATGCCTTAAAAAGCATGTGATTCAATTGAGTTGATTTAAGAGTAATAATTGAGAGGGAATTAATGAGAAGACTTATTGATAAATCAACAAAAGAACTAAATAGTAAAGCAGCTAAGTTGTGTCATATGGGTAAGTGAGGATTTGTTTGTCCTGAGGGAGGATTAATTTGGGAGAAATTAAATTAA
- a CDS encoding MIP family Ig-specific serine endopeptidase: MGNLVKVVLSLCGVSGCYPLAKYFLLKNNGINDYFKNKEDANAKTFETRTKEEQEFLQQVLGGGGDNKVETESYSLVQKDRIFDYPYQNENLLYEKFPAEEVEKNKAYREFWQPHNFERKNWDSTKSEQIEQKIRDYTVALKHRCSCAAGTGWILDYEWPEDGTYPTKWFIATNAHVFERFNFSDTKEDNFGQVLPQSCTLVKASPNSFQLGVFKETVDENQNKKLEGVNVKSTKLFYSARNHLGDSVIKSSVSSDDYFHDFIVLEVVFNDQYDAKMATDDFHGKYGIGNKKPINLFHNGITESEENFFKEKTYNTAYYVGGFPKLRGDFMTFNHKVNEFKHKAATLSQKTLHFDLQRRDEGKRALRGIEDSPFSMSWGKTKKQDITGFYYWIDRINIGAGGSGAMVVDENENLLGLYSLAWTWEEDLGGVQPIRSHSLDLSKDRKTPKFDLIRGIKDSGGQTSSYKSQLDKYYEGKKTFLREKQSEQFNSSF; encoded by the coding sequence TTGGGTAATTTAGTTAAAGTTGTTTTGTCTTTATGCGGAGTGAGTGGTTGTTATCCTTTAGCTAAGTATTTTTTACTAAAAAATAATGGTATAAATGACTACTTTAAAAATAAAGAAGATGCAAATGCAAAAACATTTGAAACTAGAACGAAAGAGGAGCAAGAATTTTTACAACAAGTATTAGGAGGCGGGGGCGATAATAAAGTAGAAACTGAAAGTTATTCTTTAGTCCAAAAGGATAGAATTTTTGATTATCCTTACCAAAATGAGAATTTGTTATATGAAAAATTTCCAGCAGAAGAAGTAGAAAAAAATAAAGCTTATAGAGAGTTTTGACAACCACATAACTTTGAACGAAAGAATTGAGATTCTACTAAAAGTGAGCAAATTGAACAAAAGATAAGAGATTATACAGTAGCTTTAAAACATCGTTGTTCTTGCGCTGCTGGAACTGGTTGAATATTAGATTATGAATGACCAGAAGATGGAACATATCCTACAAAGTGATTTATTGCAACTAATGCACATGTATTTGAAAGATTTAATTTTTCTGATACTAAAGAAGATAATTTTGGTCAAGTTCTTCCCCAAAGTTGTACTCTAGTAAAAGCTTCTCCAAATTCATTTCAACTAGGAGTATTTAAAGAAACAGTTGATGAAAATCAAAATAAAAAACTTGAAGGAGTGAATGTTAAATCAACAAAATTGTTTTATTCAGCGAGAAATCACTTAGGAGATTCAGTCATTAAAAGTTCAGTTAGTTCTGATGATTATTTTCATGACTTTATAGTTTTGGAAGTAGTTTTTAATGACCAATATGATGCTAAGATGGCTACAGATGACTTTCACGGGAAATACGGGATAGGAAATAAAAAACCTATAAATCTTTTTCATAATGGAATTACAGAGAGTGAAGAAAATTTTTTTAAGGAAAAAACTTACAACACCGCTTACTATGTTGGGGGATTTCCGAAGCTTAGGGGAGATTTTATGACGTTTAATCATAAAGTTAATGAATTTAAACATAAAGCCGCTACTTTAAGTCAAAAAACACTTCATTTCGACTTACAAAGACGAGATGAAGGGAAAAGAGCTCTTAGAGGTATAGAGGATTCTCCTTTTAGTATGTCTTGGGGAAAAACAAAAAAACAAGATATAACAGGTTTTTATTATTGAATAGATCGAATAAATATTGGTGCTGGAGGATCAGGAGCTATGGTAGTAGATGAAAACGAAAACTTATTAGGTCTTTATTCTCTTGCTTGAACTTGGGAGGAAGACTTGGGAGGAGTTCAACCTATTCGGTCTCATAGTTTAGATTTGTCTAAAGATAGAAAAACCCCTAAATTTGATTTAATTAGAGGTATTAAAGATTCTGGAGGGCAAACTTCTTCATATAAAAGCCAGTTGGATAAATATTATGAAGGTAAAAAGACATTCTTGAGGGAAAAACAATCTGAACAATTTAATAGTTCTTTTTAA
- a CDS encoding class I SAM-dependent DNA methyltransferase, translated as MKKVQEQKNLEQKLWKICDNFRANLNLQANEYYLPVLGLIFLKYMYISFEKAEQEIMKNRPVRNGVVLPPDKDDFKSKGAIMLPKEAQWKWILAISDKNISSEELKNKDGEEMNSLGEILDNAMAIIEKETSKLDKVPLREYHKLTDDILRGLLKTFENEEIPTEVDKLGEIYEYFLGKFSLGFKNNEGVFFTPESLVNMIVNILEPTKGKVLDPACGSGGMFVRIKQYMDKHKLDCNKLITFYGHEKISNNARLCLMNILIRQLMNSQIAYGNEANTYYCDPFKLDGKCDYVLSNPPFNVDGVIAEKASKAGRLPFGLPEISKEAIKSANFLWISYFYSYLNETGKAGFVMPSISLGGTIDKKIREELVETKHIDLIMNVAPKFFQSGFKGGCSLWFLNKQKSKEQAEKILFIDASHYYTSESTSQNTWSEWQSKNLIAIVQLYRGQINKYQELLKEYEVVLEEYSKEFSLENNNKNYLSSLEMKREELFKDSEIAISNAPKKDRNKVKQEWNERQESLDEAISISKEYNWIYSKFGNGEYKDISGICRAVDIKEVRENNYSLVPGIYVGSEEEEMEDDESFMKRMDEIHKELASLEKESSELMDRIQRNVSLWRK; from the coding sequence ATGAAAAAAGTACAAGAACAGAAGAATTTGGAACAAAAACTCTGAAAAATTTGTGATAATTTTAGAGCTAATTTAAATTTACAGGCAAATGAATATTATTTGCCTGTTTTAGGTTTAATATTCCTTAAATATATGTACATCAGCTTTGAAAAAGCTGAGCAAGAAATTATGAAAAATAGACCAGTTAGAAATGGAGTTGTTTTGCCCCCAGATAAAGATGATTTCAAAAGTAAAGGGGCAATTATGCTTCCAAAGGAAGCTCAGTGAAAATGAATTTTAGCAATATCTGATAAAAATATTAGCTCTGAAGAGCTTAAGAATAAAGATGGAGAGGAAATGAATAGTTTGGGAGAAATTTTAGATAATGCGATGGCAATTATTGAAAAGGAGACTAGTAAGTTAGATAAAGTGCCTCTTAGAGAATATCATAAATTAACTGATGATATTCTTAGAGGATTATTAAAAACCTTTGAGAATGAAGAAATTCCTACAGAAGTAGATAAATTAGGGGAAATTTATGAATATTTCCTAGGTAAGTTTTCTTTAGGCTTCAAAAATAATGAGGGAGTATTTTTTACTCCTGAATCTTTAGTGAATATGATAGTTAATATTTTGGAGCCTACAAAAGGAAAAGTATTAGATCCAGCTTGCGGAAGTGGAGGTATGTTCGTCAGAATTAAACAATATATGGATAAACATAAATTAGATTGCAATAAATTAATAACCTTTTATGGTCATGAAAAAATTAGTAATAATGCTAGGTTATGTTTAATGAACATTCTTATTAGACAACTAATGAATAGTCAAATAGCTTATGGAAATGAAGCCAATACTTATTATTGCGATCCTTTTAAATTAGATGGAAAATGTGATTATGTTCTTTCAAATCCACCTTTTAATGTTGATGGAGTAATTGCTGAAAAAGCTAGTAAAGCTGGTAGATTACCTTTTGGACTTCCCGAAATAAGTAAAGAAGCAATAAAAAGCGCCAATTTCCTTTGGATTTCTTATTTTTATTCTTATTTAAATGAAACTGGCAAAGCTGGCTTTGTTATGCCTTCTATTTCTTTAGGGGGAACTATTGATAAAAAAATTAGAGAGGAATTAGTTGAAACTAAACATATCGATTTAATAATGAATGTTGCTCCTAAATTTTTTCAAAGTGGCTTTAAAGGGGGTTGTTCTTTATGATTTTTGAATAAACAAAAATCTAAAGAACAGGCAGAAAAAATATTATTTATTGATGCTTCACACTATTACACTTCTGAAAGTACTTCACAAAATACTTGAAGTGAATGACAATCTAAAAATTTAATAGCAATTGTTCAACTTTACAGAGGTCAAATAAATAAATATCAAGAATTATTAAAAGAATATGAAGTTGTTTTGGAAGAATATTCTAAAGAATTTTCATTGGAAAACAATAATAAAAATTATTTATCTTCTCTTGAAATGAAAAGAGAAGAATTATTTAAAGATAGTGAAATAGCTATTTCTAATGCTCCAAAAAAAGATAGAAATAAAGTAAAGCAAGAATGAAATGAAAGACAAGAAAGTCTTGATGAGGCAATCTCAATTTCCAAAGAGTACAACTGAATTTATTCCAAATTTGGAAATGGAGAATATAAAGATATTTCGGGAATTTGCAGGGCTGTAGATATTAAAGAAGTTAGAGAGAATAATTATTCTTTAGTGCCTGGAATTTACGTCGGCTCTGAAGAAGAGGAAATGGAAGATGATGAAAGTTTTATGAAGAGAATGGATGAAATTCACAAAGAATTAGCCTCTTTAGAAAAAGAATCTAGTGAATTAATGGATCGAATTCAAAGGAATGTCTCTTTATGAAGAAAATAA
- a CDS encoding type I restriction endonuclease subunit R codes for MFNLDKNTLLKKELIKDKSIETLEELGWKKRNFNDINQKKSISPILIDELTLALQKINGFIQEEQNIVKELEEFIDLKNFSLKEHKKKYKLLKDGLESSLSGERKKIKIIDFDNPENNLFTVIPDFEIFSTNDIYEKYRPDLVCFVNGLPLIFFSLGGEEKTLKEIYLENYKKIFFEKTPQLFLFNSFVVITNGKEAKMGAVGNRFEFFNHWHRLSEKEKANRNIEILLKGICEKKNFLDLFENFTVFQTVKSEEDEDEKVKKKLVKIIARNHQFLGVNLAFESFLQRWEKNGKVGTFWHTQGSGKSFSILFFTQKIIRKDKYSKNPIFVILTDRKELERQIYKTFKSCEALVEEDLIIQEKRELESIKSAEHYVFALVHKFNRKQANAEIDTGDREVVIVADEAHRTQYGDMATLMYKSFPKSSRIGFTGTPLLEDDEKTARYFGDYVSKYDFNKAQEDGVTLPLVFEERGCQIKNINNPYFNLEISKTFGEKIPAGVNSEKNLRSLGKRLRNNAKDFVDYFSERFIWWGESGDIPVIRKGMYICEDRETCILMHNFANQYWLEKISQLEKDRENAKPREQVRLDKRIDWMKSTKMKVVISDWNINERALKEIYGDEINVPEKEDEKAVEDQFKDRKDPFRIVFVCAMWLTGFDVKPLTFLFIDKVLRNHTLMQAIARPNRVDKGKAKGFIIDYIGCIQELKNSLRKYGGDAEQQEIKEDNSESILNGMLQSKGKIFEKVGNEIEKIDNLLKSISFSLKEYIEEKNYKKKKWMEEDVKKKIWNANLEDLYNEIYIKIENEISGIFENDLPPNILDQLLAIKKICKVINIKDGDGNKKQQPNSKDRAEMQKILEKYIDFKNNKHHFSLEISDLQKIIQNSDEVDIRENLCNSSKKKKDLLNPNDPRDVSFIERCNDLISKLNDYMFPEELKEILSDYTQLSKEIDERERQSDYIKQSESYEEEEIKEKGELKNKENSGKTTFNKINDFIESIEDFLSGNNISLSELIKGFKRTQLIRLINVRDSLISQSIDQKFINYFEFLEKMIKNVEKNSGNLNYEKFNWMQKIYKELKDRSSTSNYDYLRADVKFTLKKILEKYLVGAGQKESWEFAEKLIKTDKKTMAEELKKIIKQSEDSMPYFERQKILEHLKTIDNQLENSPMGWSENNVLENLINLSYDSLLTSKVNWNNNSKENSLEKKKLQDDEIYKNFENKKQFISNSDQTVFSDNNKKSLLESFDLAVINMKSFLYDKRIYWEDCFVKKGGIFRKEKEELNEEVKEKLIASREKFNKCYESLFSAFEEKNILGRKFHRKYVKCF; via the coding sequence AAGATGGATTGGAAAGTTCTTTAAGTGGAGAAAGGAAAAAAATAAAAATAATTGATTTTGATAATCCAGAAAATAATTTATTTACAGTTATTCCTGATTTTGAAATTTTTTCAACAAATGATATTTATGAAAAATACAGACCAGATCTTGTTTGTTTTGTAAATGGCTTACCTTTAATATTCTTCTCCCTCGGGGGAGAAGAAAAAACTTTAAAAGAAATTTATTTAGAAAATTATAAAAAAATATTTTTTGAAAAAACTCCTCAATTATTTTTATTTAATTCTTTTGTCGTCATTACAAACGGAAAAGAAGCTAAAATGGGCGCAGTTGGAAATAGATTTGAATTTTTCAATCATTGACATAGGTTGTCAGAAAAAGAAAAAGCAAACAGAAATATAGAAATTCTATTAAAAGGAATTTGCGAGAAGAAAAATTTTTTAGATTTGTTCGAAAATTTTACTGTCTTTCAAACGGTAAAGAGTGAAGAAGATGAAGATGAAAAAGTTAAGAAAAAATTAGTAAAAATTATCGCGAGAAATCATCAATTTTTAGGAGTAAATTTAGCTTTTGAGAGTTTTTTACAAAGATGAGAAAAAAATGGAAAAGTGGGAACTTTTTGACATACACAAGGCAGTGGAAAAAGCTTCTCTATATTATTTTTTACTCAAAAAATAATAAGAAAAGATAAGTATAGTAAAAATCCTATTTTTGTAATTCTCACAGATAGAAAAGAATTAGAAAGACAAATTTATAAAACTTTTAAATCTTGCGAAGCTTTAGTAGAGGAAGATTTAATAATTCAAGAAAAAAGAGAGTTGGAATCAATTAAAAGTGCTGAACATTATGTATTTGCTTTGGTACACAAATTTAATAGAAAGCAAGCTAATGCGGAAATTGATACTGGGGATAGAGAAGTTGTGATTGTTGCTGATGAGGCCCACAGAACTCAATATGGAGATATGGCTACACTTATGTATAAATCTTTTCCTAAATCTTCAAGAATAGGATTCACTGGAACCCCGCTACTCGAAGATGATGAAAAAACTGCTAGATATTTTGGAGACTATGTCTCCAAATATGATTTCAATAAAGCTCAAGAAGATGGAGTTACTTTACCTCTTGTATTTGAAGAAAGAGGTTGTCAAATTAAAAATATTAATAATCCATATTTCAATTTAGAAATTTCTAAAACTTTTGGAGAAAAAATCCCTGCAGGAGTAAATAGTGAAAAGAATTTAAGGTCTTTAGGAAAAAGACTTAGAAATAATGCTAAAGATTTTGTGGATTATTTTTCAGAAAGATTTATTTGATGAGGAGAATCTGGAGATATTCCAGTTATAAGAAAAGGTATGTATATTTGTGAAGATAGAGAAACTTGTATATTAATGCATAATTTTGCCAACCAATATTGACTAGAAAAAATAAGTCAATTAGAAAAAGATCGCGAAAATGCTAAGCCAAGAGAGCAAGTAAGACTAGATAAGAGGATTGATTGAATGAAAAGTACAAAAATGAAAGTTGTAATTAGTGACTGAAATATAAATGAAAGGGCATTAAAAGAAATTTATGGAGATGAAATTAATGTTCCCGAAAAAGAAGATGAAAAAGCAGTTGAGGATCAATTTAAGGACAGGAAAGATCCTTTCAGAATAGTTTTTGTTTGTGCAATGTGACTCACAGGTTTTGATGTCAAACCTTTAACTTTTTTATTTATAGATAAAGTTTTGAGGAATCATACACTAATGCAAGCTATTGCTAGACCCAACAGAGTTGATAAGGGAAAAGCAAAGGGATTTATTATTGACTACATAGGCTGTATACAAGAACTTAAAAATTCTTTAAGGAAATATGGAGGTGATGCCGAACAACAAGAAATTAAAGAAGATAATTCAGAGAGTATATTAAATGGCATGCTTCAAAGTAAAGGAAAAATATTTGAAAAGGTAGGGAATGAAATTGAAAAAATTGACAATTTGCTAAAATCAATCTCATTTTCTCTTAAAGAATATATTGAAGAAAAAAATTACAAAAAGAAAAAATGAATGGAGGAGGATGTTAAGAAAAAAATATGAAATGCGAATCTTGAAGATTTATACAACGAAATTTATATAAAAATAGAAAATGAAATTTCAGGAATTTTTGAAAACGATTTGCCACCAAATATTCTTGATCAATTATTGGCGATTAAGAAAATCTGTAAAGTAATAAATATCAAAGATGGAGATGGCAATAAAAAACAGCAACCTAATTCAAAAGATAGAGCAGAAATGCAAAAAATTTTAGAAAAATATATTGATTTTAAAAATAATAAACATCATTTTTCTCTAGAAATTAGCGATTTACAAAAAATAATTCAAAATTCTGATGAAGTGGATATTAGAGAAAACTTATGTAACAGTTCTAAAAAGAAAAAAGATTTATTAAATCCAAATGATCCTAGAGATGTTAGTTTCATCGAAAGATGTAATGATTTAATTTCTAAGTTAAATGATTACATGTTTCCGGAGGAGTTAAAAGAAATTCTCAGCGATTACACCCAACTTTCTAAAGAAATTGACGAAAGGGAGCGGCAAAGTGATTATATAAAGCAAAGCGAAAGTTACGAAGAGGAAGAAATAAAAGAAAAAGGTGAATTAAAAAATAAAGAGAATTCTGGAAAAACAACTTTTAACAAAATTAATGATTTTATAGAAAGTATTGAAGATTTTCTTTCGGGAAATAATATTTCATTATCGGAATTAATTAAAGGATTTAAAAGAACTCAATTGATTAGATTAATCAATGTTAGAGATTCATTAATTAGCCAAAGTATTGATCAAAAATTTATTAATTATTTTGAATTTTTAGAAAAAATGATTAAAAATGTAGAAAAAAATTCTGGGAATTTAAATTATGAAAAATTTAATTGAATGCAAAAAATTTATAAAGAATTGAAAGATAGAAGTAGTACATCAAATTATGATTATCTTCGCGCTGATGTGAAATTTACTTTAAAGAAAATATTGGAGAAATATTTAGTGGGGGCAGGCCAAAAAGAATCTTGAGAATTTGCTGAAAAATTAATTAAAACAGACAAGAAAACTATGGCTGAAGAATTGAAAAAAATTATTAAACAAAGTGAAGATTCAATGCCATATTTTGAAAGACAAAAAATTCTTGAACATTTAAAAACAATTGATAACCAATTAGAAAATTCTCCTATGGGTTGGTCTGAAAATAATGTGTTAGAAAATTTAATAAATCTTAGTTATGATTCTTTATTAACTTCAAAGGTTAATTGAAATAATAATAGTAAAGAAAATTCTTTAGAAAAAAAGAAATTACAAGATGATGAAATATATAAAAATTTTGAAAATAAAAAACAATTTATCTCAAATTCTGATCAAACAGTATTTTCAGACAATAATAAAAAATCATTATTAGAATCTTTTGATCTCGCTGTAATAAATATGAAAAGCTTTTTATATGACAAAAGGATTTATTGAGAAGATTGTTTTGTTAAAAAAGGAGGTATATTTAGGAAAGAAAAAGAAGAATTAAATGAAGAAGTTAAAGAAAAATTAATCGCTTCTAGAGAAAAATTCAATAAATGTTATGAGAGTTTATTTAGCGCTTTTGAAGAAAAAAATATTTTGGGGAGGAAATTTCACAGGAAATATGTGAAATGTTTTTAA
- the trpS gene encoding tryptophan--tRNA ligase, with protein sequence MEEKKKPVLICGIQPTSCLTIGNYIGSLLPLIKNQEKYESILLIADLHAYTIPLSLQKISFKEIRERSLELVKWAIALGVNPKYTKIVLQSDLKAEHLELFYFLLTHSRLGELKLMTQYKFLMNKFKEANGTEPALFGVLVYPVLMAADILLYDAEYLSVGEDQIQHLELCSELKERINRLYSFKIFPNKLKALDINSNYLKIMDLVDPLKKMSKSTENKNGIIFISDSPEEIKRKVMQAKTDSFNLIKLDKNDQAGIYNLLNIYASLNDLSIDKAFEELKELNYKSLKEIIAKVIIDFLADKQEKYKEISDNLSEINKLLEENANILREKAKAKLEFIYSKLVN encoded by the coding sequence ATGGAGGAAAAAAAGAAGCCTGTTTTGATTTGTGGAATTCAACCTACTTCTTGTTTGACTATAGGAAACTATATAGGTTCATTACTGCCTTTAATAAAAAATCAAGAAAAATATGAATCCATCTTATTAATAGCAGATCTTCATGCTTATACTATTCCCTTATCTCTTCAAAAAATTTCTTTTAAGGAGATAAGGGAAAGAAGTTTAGAGTTAGTTAAATGAGCTATCGCTTTAGGTGTAAATCCAAAGTACACAAAAATTGTTCTTCAGTCAGATTTAAAAGCTGAACATTTAGAGTTATTTTATTTTTTATTGACTCATTCCAGATTGGGAGAGCTTAAATTAATGACTCAATATAAATTTTTAATGAACAAATTTAAAGAAGCCAATGGAACTGAGCCAGCACTTTTTGGGGTTCTAGTATATCCTGTATTGATGGCTGCAGATATTCTTCTTTATGATGCAGAATATCTTTCTGTTGGGGAAGATCAAATTCAACATTTAGAACTTTGTTCTGAATTAAAAGAAAGAATAAATAGACTTTATTCTTTTAAGATATTTCCCAATAAACTTAAAGCTTTGGATATTAATTCCAATTATTTAAAAATAATGGATCTTGTAGATCCATTGAAAAAAATGTCTAAAAGTACTGAAAATAAAAATGGAATTATTTTTATTTCTGATTCTCCAGAAGAAATAAAAAGAAAAGTAATGCAAGCTAAGACAGATTCTTTTAATTTGATCAAGCTGGATAAAAATGATCAAGCTGGAATATACAATCTCTTAAATATTTATGCTTCTCTAAATGATTTATCTATAGATAAAGCTTTTGAAGAGCTTAAAGAACTAAATTACAAAAGCTTAAAAGAAATTATTGCAAAAGTAATAATTGATTTTCTTGCTGATAAACAAGAAAAATACAAAGAAATAAGTGACAATCTTTCTGAAATAAATAAATTACTAGAAGAAAATGCAAATATTCTTAGAGAAAAAGCTAAAGCTAAATTGGAATTTATTTACTCTAAATTAGTAAATTAA